In one window of Microbacterium natoriense DNA:
- the glmM gene encoding phosphoglucosamine mutase, with the protein MPIFGTDGVRGLANGTLTADLALTLAQATAVVLGQGRTAEARKAAGKRLTAVVARDPRVSGHFLEAAVAAGLASSGVDVLEAGVIPTPALAFLIADRDADFGVMISASHNAAPDNGIKIFARGGVKLPDVVEERIEAAMAGEKLRPTGASVGRIIRFADAEDRYVVHLLGSIPHPLDGIKVVLDCANGAASGVSPETFKDAGADVTVIGADPDGWNINDGVGSTHLDKLAEAVVRLGADIGIAHDGDADRCLAVDAEGKIIDGDQIMAILAVSMKERGHLTDDTLVATVMSNLGLHVAMREHGITVRQTAVGDRYVLEDMNAGGYALGGEQSGHVIMSEFATTGDGLLTGLHLVSEMARQKKTAAELASVMTVYPQVLINVRGVDRDALEGDEVVQSAVREVEAELGDTGRVLLRKSGTEPLVRVMVEAADAESVQTYATRLADVVRERLAL; encoded by the coding sequence ATGCCGATCTTTGGCACGGACGGCGTGCGAGGGCTTGCCAATGGCACCCTCACCGCCGATCTGGCGCTCACCCTGGCCCAGGCGACTGCTGTCGTCCTGGGCCAGGGCCGTACTGCGGAGGCTCGCAAAGCCGCTGGCAAGCGACTCACCGCAGTCGTGGCACGAGACCCTCGCGTCTCCGGCCACTTCCTCGAAGCAGCCGTCGCGGCGGGACTCGCCTCCTCCGGTGTGGACGTGCTCGAAGCCGGCGTCATCCCGACGCCGGCGCTCGCCTTCCTCATCGCCGATCGTGATGCCGACTTCGGTGTCATGATCTCCGCATCGCACAACGCTGCTCCCGACAACGGCATCAAGATCTTCGCCCGCGGCGGAGTCAAGCTGCCCGACGTCGTCGAAGAGCGCATCGAGGCCGCGATGGCCGGCGAGAAGCTCCGCCCGACCGGCGCCAGCGTGGGCCGGATCATCCGCTTCGCCGACGCCGAAGACCGCTACGTCGTGCATCTGCTCGGCTCGATTCCGCATCCGCTCGACGGCATCAAGGTCGTCCTCGACTGCGCGAACGGCGCGGCGTCCGGTGTCTCTCCCGAGACGTTCAAGGACGCGGGAGCCGACGTCACCGTGATCGGCGCCGATCCCGACGGCTGGAACATCAACGACGGCGTCGGCTCGACCCATCTCGACAAGCTGGCCGAAGCGGTCGTGCGCCTCGGCGCGGACATCGGCATCGCCCACGACGGCGACGCCGACCGCTGCCTGGCAGTCGACGCAGAGGGCAAGATCATCGACGGCGATCAGATCATGGCGATCCTCGCCGTGTCGATGAAGGAGCGCGGTCACCTGACCGACGACACCCTCGTCGCCACCGTCATGAGCAACCTCGGCCTGCATGTCGCGATGCGCGAGCACGGCATCACTGTTCGGCAGACCGCTGTCGGCGACCGCTACGTGCTCGAAGACATGAATGCCGGCGGCTACGCGCTCGGCGGCGAGCAGTCGGGTCACGTGATCATGAGCGAGTTCGCCACCACCGGCGACGGTCTGCTGACCGGCCTGCACCTGGTGAGCGAGATGGCGCGGCAGAAGAAGACCGCCGCCGAGCTCGCGAGCGTCATGACGGTCTACCCTCAGGTGCTGATCAACGTCCGCGGTGTCGACAGAGACGCGCTCGAAGGCGACGAGGTCGTGCAGTCCGCGGTGCGCGAGGTGGAGGCCGAACTGGGCGACACCGGACGCGTGCTGCTCCGCAAGTCGGGCACCGAACCCCTGGTGCGGGTCATGGTCGAAGCGGCGGATGCCGAGTCGGTGCAGACCTATGCCACTCGTCTGGCCGACGTCGTGCGCGAGCGCCTGGCGCTCTGA
- a CDS encoding patatin-like phospholipase family protein — protein sequence MTRTALVLAGGGSTGNAWMIGLTAGLLDGGLVVADADLLIGTSAGATTAAQLASMRPAELFEASLAPVPARVGPVHTQAAADNMARTAAIIAEATDAGDMRRRMGAAAVALDPDGEKSAHWRGIVARRLPDAAWPERRLQIAAVDARSGEPVVFDRDSGVDLVDAVAASCSSGFAYAIGDERYIDGGYRRNENADLAAGADRVLVLSPFGGRTRHPLSWGTDLAAQVAELRAAGSRIETVFPGEGIERMLGATAMDLSLRAEAARAGFDQGRVLAESLAEWWR from the coding sequence ATGACTCGCACCGCACTCGTCCTGGCCGGCGGAGGATCTACCGGCAACGCGTGGATGATCGGCCTGACGGCGGGACTGCTCGACGGGGGTCTCGTCGTGGCAGACGCCGACCTGCTGATCGGCACGTCCGCCGGAGCGACGACAGCCGCGCAACTCGCTTCGATGCGGCCCGCTGAACTGTTCGAGGCGTCGCTGGCCCCGGTTCCCGCGCGGGTCGGACCCGTGCATACCCAGGCCGCAGCCGACAACATGGCCCGAACAGCGGCGATCATCGCCGAAGCGACGGATGCCGGCGACATGCGCCGTCGGATGGGCGCCGCGGCGGTCGCTCTCGACCCCGACGGGGAGAAGTCCGCGCACTGGCGCGGCATCGTCGCACGCCGGCTGCCAGACGCAGCGTGGCCGGAGCGCCGGCTGCAGATCGCGGCGGTGGATGCACGCAGCGGCGAGCCGGTCGTCTTCGATCGCGACAGCGGCGTGGATCTCGTCGACGCCGTCGCCGCGAGCTGCTCGAGCGGCTTCGCCTACGCGATCGGCGACGAACGGTACATCGACGGCGGATACCGGCGCAACGAGAACGCCGATCTGGCTGCCGGGGCCGACCGGGTGCTGGTGCTGTCGCCGTTCGGCGGGCGCACCCGGCATCCGCTCTCGTGGGGCACCGATCTTGCGGCCCAGGTGGCCGAGCTGCGGGCCGCCGGCAGCAGGATCGAGACGGTCTTCCCGGGTGAGGGGATCGAGCGGATGCTGGGCGCCACCGCCATGGACCTCTCGTTGCGCGCAGAGGCGGCCCGAGCCGGGTTCGATCAGGGACGCGTACTGGCGGAGTCGCTCGCGGAGTGGTGGCGCTGA
- a CDS encoding Ppx/GppA phosphatase family protein: MRLGILDIGSNTVHLLAADARPGGRPLATTSDRTVVRIMRYLTPEGAISEEGVQALVAAVARARSMAEAERVDTLLATATSAVREALNGDDVIARIEAALGQPLQVLTGEQEAELTFLAVRRWFGWDAGRILLFDIGGGSFEFAAGADEVPEVAASVPLGAGRMTVQFMPDDPPGEDAAAQLRAHAETVLAPVAERIMALPRPDHVIGSSKAIRSLANLAGREVTGLGFDRTVLSRSSLGSWIPRLARIPASARQELPGITADRALQIVAAAVSLHTAMTMLKIDELEVSPWALREGVLLRYTEQLSWSGRA; encoded by the coding sequence GTGCGTCTGGGAATTCTCGACATCGGCTCGAACACCGTCCACCTCCTGGCCGCGGATGCCCGCCCGGGAGGCCGTCCTCTGGCGACGACTAGCGATCGCACGGTCGTGCGGATCATGCGCTACCTCACGCCGGAAGGCGCCATCAGCGAAGAAGGCGTGCAGGCGCTGGTCGCAGCGGTCGCCCGCGCACGATCGATGGCGGAGGCCGAGCGCGTGGACACCCTGCTCGCCACGGCGACGAGCGCGGTGCGCGAAGCCCTCAACGGCGACGACGTGATCGCCCGCATCGAGGCGGCGCTCGGCCAGCCGCTGCAAGTGCTGACCGGCGAGCAGGAGGCCGAGTTGACGTTCCTCGCGGTGCGGCGGTGGTTCGGATGGGATGCCGGCCGCATCCTGCTCTTCGACATCGGCGGCGGCTCGTTCGAGTTCGCGGCGGGAGCCGACGAGGTGCCCGAGGTCGCGGCATCCGTGCCTCTGGGTGCCGGACGCATGACGGTGCAGTTCATGCCGGACGACCCGCCCGGCGAGGATGCCGCAGCTCAGCTCCGCGCGCATGCCGAGACGGTGCTCGCTCCCGTGGCCGAGAGGATCATGGCCCTCCCCCGCCCCGACCACGTCATCGGGTCGTCGAAGGCGATCCGCTCGCTCGCGAACCTCGCCGGCCGCGAGGTGACGGGTCTCGGCTTCGACCGCACCGTGTTGTCGCGCTCGTCGCTCGGGTCGTGGATTCCGCGGCTCGCGCGGATTCCGGCATCCGCTCGTCAGGAGCTGCCCGGAATCACCGCCGACCGGGCGCTGCAGATCGTCGCGGCGGCCGTCTCGCTGCACACCGCCATGACGATGCTGAAGATCGACGAACTCGAGGTGTCGCCGTGGGCGCTGCGCGAGGGTGTGCTGCTGCGCTACACAGAGCAGCTCAGCTGGAGCGGTCGGGCCTGA
- the coaA gene encoding type I pantothenate kinase, whose protein sequence is MTTVDPTLPLSPYREIGRAEWARLAAGLDQPLTETEVVELRGIGDRLDLTEVREVYLPLSRLLSLYATSTKRLGAATSSFLQEDDSTTPFVVGVAGSVAVGKSTIARLLRELMSRWPGTPRVELVTTDGFLYPNAELERRGLMERKGFPESYDRRSLIQFLTEVKSGAPEVRAPFYSHMRYDIVPDAHVVVRRPDVVIVEGLNVLQPPAAPNDVAVSDLFDFSIFVDADTAHIEKWYVDRFLALRQGAFSNPTSYFNVFAHLTDAEAITTALGYWNEINMPNLVENVMPTKHRARLVLNKGADHAVESVLLRKL, encoded by the coding sequence GTGACGACTGTCGACCCCACGCTCCCGCTGTCTCCCTATCGGGAGATCGGTCGGGCGGAATGGGCACGGCTCGCAGCAGGGCTGGACCAACCGCTCACCGAGACCGAGGTCGTCGAGCTCCGTGGCATCGGAGACCGGCTCGATCTCACCGAGGTGCGCGAGGTGTATCTGCCGCTGAGTCGCCTGCTCTCGCTGTACGCCACCTCGACCAAGAGACTCGGGGCCGCCACATCGTCATTCCTGCAGGAGGACGATTCGACCACTCCCTTCGTCGTCGGCGTCGCCGGGTCTGTGGCCGTGGGCAAATCGACCATCGCTCGTCTGCTGCGCGAGCTGATGAGCCGCTGGCCCGGCACGCCTCGCGTCGAGCTCGTCACCACCGACGGCTTCCTGTACCCGAACGCCGAGCTCGAGCGCCGCGGCCTCATGGAGCGCAAGGGCTTTCCGGAATCGTACGACCGACGATCGCTCATCCAGTTCCTCACCGAGGTGAAGAGCGGTGCGCCCGAGGTGCGAGCGCCCTTCTATTCGCACATGCGCTACGACATCGTGCCCGACGCGCACGTCGTCGTGCGGCGGCCCGACGTCGTGATCGTCGAAGGGCTCAACGTGCTGCAGCCGCCGGCGGCGCCGAACGACGTGGCAGTGAGCGACCTCTTCGACTTCTCGATCTTCGTCGACGCCGACACCGCGCACATCGAGAAGTGGTACGTCGATCGCTTCCTCGCGCTGCGGCAGGGCGCGTTCTCGAACCCCACGTCGTACTTCAACGTGTTCGCGCACCTGACGGATGCCGAGGCCATCACGACGGCGCTGGGCTACTGGAACGAGATCAACATGCCGAACCTCGTCGAGAACGTGATGCCGACGAAGCACCGCGCGCGCCTCGTGCTCAACAAGGGCGCCGACCACGCTGTTGAGAGCGTGCTGCTGCGCAAGCTCTGA
- the glmS gene encoding glutamine--fructose-6-phosphate transaminase (isomerizing), with product MCGIVGYVGPRPSQDILLAGLARLEYRGYDSAGVAVIDGDGTLGMRKKAGKLSMLRDSLAEAALPDGSTGIGHTRWATHGGPTDVNAHPHLADDDKLALIHNGIIENFAELRDELLASGVSFRSETDTEVAAALLGREYRENGGDLQLAFRGVVNRLEGAFTLLAMHQDHPGLVVGARRNSPLVIGLGEGENFLGSDVAAFVEHTRKALAIGQDQIVSITPEAVTVTDFAGTPVEAEPFDVSWDAAAAEKGGWSSFMAKEVAEQPEAVAKTILGRVHDGQVVIPELDGLDELFIGINRIIITACGTASYAALVGKYAIEQWARVAVDVELAHEFRYRDPVIGADTLVVSISQSGETMDTLMAVKYARERGARTLSICNTQGATIPRESDAVVYTHAGPEVAVASTKAFSAQITALLLLGLHMGRVRGTVADASVDVAELQALPEKIAKVLASEQEHVEQLAGWMADTRSVLFLGRHVGFPIALEGALKLKEISYIHAEGFAAGELKHGPIALIEPGQPVFVLLPSPRHSALIHSKVVSNIQEIRARGARVIVVAEEGDVAVLPFADEVIRIPLAGAMFEPLLSVVPLQIFAMALATAKGLDVDQPRNLAKSVTVE from the coding sequence ATGTGTGGAATCGTCGGATACGTGGGCCCGCGCCCCAGCCAGGACATCCTGCTCGCAGGGCTCGCCCGCCTCGAGTACCGCGGCTATGACTCCGCTGGCGTCGCCGTCATCGATGGCGACGGCACTCTCGGTATGCGCAAGAAGGCGGGGAAGCTCAGCATGCTGCGCGATTCGCTCGCCGAGGCGGCTCTGCCCGACGGGAGCACCGGCATCGGGCACACCCGTTGGGCCACGCACGGCGGCCCTACCGACGTCAACGCGCATCCGCATCTGGCGGACGACGACAAGCTCGCCCTGATCCACAACGGGATCATCGAGAACTTCGCCGAACTGCGCGATGAGCTCCTCGCCTCCGGCGTGAGCTTCCGCAGCGAGACCGACACCGAGGTGGCTGCGGCCCTCCTCGGCCGCGAGTACCGCGAGAACGGCGGCGATCTGCAGCTCGCGTTCCGCGGTGTCGTGAACCGCCTCGAGGGTGCGTTCACCCTGCTCGCCATGCACCAGGATCACCCAGGCCTCGTCGTCGGAGCCCGACGCAACTCGCCGCTCGTGATCGGCCTCGGCGAGGGCGAGAACTTCCTCGGTTCCGACGTGGCCGCGTTCGTCGAGCACACCCGCAAGGCTCTCGCGATCGGCCAGGACCAGATCGTATCGATCACCCCCGAGGCCGTCACTGTCACCGACTTCGCCGGCACCCCCGTCGAGGCCGAGCCTTTCGACGTCTCGTGGGACGCCGCAGCCGCCGAGAAAGGCGGATGGTCGTCGTTCATGGCCAAGGAGGTCGCCGAGCAGCCCGAAGCCGTCGCGAAGACGATCCTCGGCCGCGTGCACGACGGCCAGGTCGTGATCCCCGAGCTCGACGGTCTCGACGAGCTCTTCATCGGCATCAACCGCATCATCATCACGGCGTGCGGCACGGCATCCTACGCCGCCCTCGTCGGCAAGTACGCGATCGAGCAGTGGGCTCGCGTCGCGGTCGACGTCGAGCTCGCGCACGAGTTCCGCTACCGCGACCCGGTGATCGGCGCGGACACCCTCGTCGTCTCGATCAGCCAGTCGGGCGAGACCATGGACACGCTGATGGCCGTGAAGTACGCACGCGAGCGCGGCGCACGCACGCTCTCGATCTGCAACACCCAGGGTGCCACGATTCCCCGTGAGTCGGATGCCGTCGTCTACACGCACGCGGGCCCCGAGGTGGCCGTCGCCTCGACCAAGGCGTTCTCGGCGCAGATCACGGCGCTGCTGCTGCTGGGCCTGCACATGGGACGCGTCCGAGGCACGGTGGCCGATGCGTCCGTCGATGTCGCCGAACTGCAGGCGCTGCCCGAGAAGATCGCCAAGGTGCTCGCCTCCGAGCAGGAGCACGTCGAGCAGCTCGCCGGCTGGATGGCCGACACCCGCTCGGTGCTGTTCCTCGGACGCCACGTCGGCTTCCCGATCGCGCTCGAGGGTGCGCTCAAGCTCAAGGAGATCTCGTATATCCATGCCGAGGGCTTCGCAGCGGGAGAGTTGAAGCACGGTCCGATCGCGCTCATCGAGCCCGGCCAGCCCGTGTTCGTGCTGCTGCCGTCGCCGCGGCACTCCGCGCTGATCCACTCGAAGGTCGTCTCGAACATCCAGGAGATCCGCGCTCGCGGCGCCCGGGTGATCGTGGTGGCCGAAGAGGGCGATGTGGCGGTTCTGCCGTTCGCCGACGAGGTCATCCGCATCCCTCTCGCGGGTGCGATGTTCGAGCCGCTGCTGTCGGTCGTGCCGCTGCAGATCTTCGCGATGGCGCTCGCCACTGCGAAGGGGCTCGACGTCGACCAGCCCCGCAACCTCGCGAAGTCGGTCACGGTCGAGTAG
- a CDS encoding DUF559 domain-containing protein, which produces MLTPAGLLTNTDGVARTAWLMRHGCTKRELADAVTAGAVARLRRGVLALPDADPKLIIAARHGGALSCADALRHHGIWTLPRPDQKVHVWLGDSGRLHAHPQCKAFCTTHFSPGTARLGYAPVVVALIHAFRCLDREAFFAAYESAWNQRKISASDRRRIRKELPDSAGWMLDLARPDAQSGLESLLRFRLHLLGLTLESQVRIPGVGTVDFVIDRVILEVDGRENHAGAERRHNDLTRDAKSSVLGYETLRFDYAMVIYEWDRVVAAILAALARSMA; this is translated from the coding sequence ATGCTCACTCCGGCCGGACTCCTCACGAACACCGACGGCGTCGCCCGCACCGCGTGGCTCATGCGCCACGGGTGCACCAAGCGAGAACTGGCGGATGCCGTCACCGCCGGCGCCGTCGCGCGGCTTCGCCGCGGAGTTCTCGCCCTGCCCGACGCCGACCCGAAACTCATCATCGCCGCGCGGCACGGCGGCGCGCTGAGTTGCGCCGATGCCTTGCGCCATCACGGAATCTGGACGCTGCCTCGACCCGATCAGAAGGTGCATGTCTGGCTCGGTGATTCCGGCCGCCTGCATGCGCATCCTCAATGCAAGGCCTTCTGCACGACGCACTTCTCTCCCGGCACGGCGAGACTCGGCTACGCTCCAGTCGTCGTCGCACTCATCCACGCCTTTCGCTGCCTCGATCGCGAAGCGTTCTTCGCCGCGTACGAGTCGGCCTGGAATCAACGAAAGATCTCAGCATCCGATCGCCGCCGGATCCGCAAAGAGCTCCCTGATTCCGCGGGCTGGATGCTGGACCTGGCGCGCCCGGACGCGCAGAGCGGGCTGGAATCGCTGCTGCGGTTCCGGCTGCATCTACTGGGTCTCACGCTCGAGTCACAGGTCAGGATCCCCGGTGTCGGGACTGTGGATTTCGTGATCGACCGGGTGATCCTCGAAGTCGACGGACGCGAGAATCACGCGGGCGCCGAGCGGCGCCACAACGACCTGACTCGCGATGCGAAGTCGTCGGTCCTGGGCTACGAAACGCTGCGTTTCGACTACGCGATGGTTATCTACGAGTGGGATCGCGTAGTCGCGGCGATCCTGGCCGCGCTGGCGCGCTCGATGGCATGA
- a CDS encoding holo-ACP synthase: MIIGTGIDLVDIPRFERTVTRTPKLLQRLFTPAEQTLRLPSLAARYAAKEALIKTLGGSDGVHWAEIEIASAASGAPHFVLSGSTAQVVQDRRITKLHLTLTHDAGLAAAFVVAEGEPL, encoded by the coding sequence GTGATCATCGGGACCGGCATCGACCTCGTGGACATCCCGCGGTTCGAGCGGACCGTCACGCGGACCCCGAAGCTGCTCCAGCGGCTGTTCACCCCCGCAGAGCAGACTCTGCGCCTGCCGTCGCTCGCGGCGCGCTACGCCGCGAAAGAAGCCCTGATCAAGACTCTCGGGGGCTCCGACGGCGTGCACTGGGCCGAGATCGAGATCGCCTCGGCGGCCTCCGGCGCGCCCCATTTCGTCCTCAGCGGCAGCACGGCTCAGGTCGTGCAGGACAGGCGGATCACGAAGCTGCATCTGACTCTGACCCACGACGCCGGATTGGCAGCCGCGTTCGTCGTCGCCGAAGGAGAGCCACTGTGA
- the alr gene encoding alanine racemase: protein MTLFREATIDLDAISDNVRHFRRLTGVQVIAVVKANAYGHGAAATAVAALAGGATRLGVAEIPEALELRRQGITAPIVAWLHAPGERFESAAAQNIEVGISSFDQLEAAAKAAEVDRPVGVHLKLETGLSRNGIPPADWNRVLAEAARLERIGRLRIVGLFSHLSNASPDDDRAALAKFQQGLATAEGFGIRPEIRHIAATAAAIDLPETRLDAVRIGIGLYGLSPFDDRSSAELGLRPAMTLRGSIAAVRRVPAGTGVSYGYDHRTDRDTTLVLVPLGYADGVPRSASGRLPVSIAGRRFVNVGRIAMDQFVVDVGDTAVSIGDEVVLFGDPTLGMPSATEWADAADTINYEIVTRIGGRVPRRAS, encoded by the coding sequence GTGACCCTTTTCCGAGAGGCGACGATCGACCTCGACGCGATCAGCGACAACGTCCGCCACTTCCGGCGTCTCACCGGTGTGCAGGTGATAGCCGTCGTGAAGGCCAACGCTTACGGTCACGGTGCCGCCGCGACCGCGGTAGCTGCACTCGCCGGGGGCGCCACCCGACTCGGTGTCGCAGAGATCCCCGAGGCGCTCGAACTGCGCCGTCAGGGCATCACGGCGCCGATCGTCGCGTGGCTGCACGCCCCTGGGGAGAGGTTCGAGTCCGCCGCGGCACAGAACATCGAGGTGGGCATCTCCTCGTTCGACCAGCTCGAGGCGGCTGCGAAAGCCGCTGAGGTCGATCGCCCCGTCGGCGTGCATCTGAAGCTCGAGACCGGTCTCTCGCGCAACGGCATCCCGCCGGCCGACTGGAACCGTGTGCTCGCCGAGGCCGCGCGTCTCGAGCGCATCGGCCGATTGCGCATCGTCGGTCTCTTCAGCCACCTGTCCAACGCCTCGCCCGACGACGACCGCGCAGCGCTCGCGAAGTTCCAGCAGGGTCTCGCGACCGCCGAGGGATTCGGCATCCGTCCCGAGATCCGGCACATCGCCGCCACCGCGGCCGCGATCGACCTCCCCGAGACGCGCCTCGACGCCGTGCGCATCGGCATCGGCCTCTACGGTCTCTCGCCCTTCGACGACCGCTCGTCAGCCGAACTCGGACTGCGGCCCGCGATGACGCTGCGCGGATCGATCGCGGCTGTGCGCCGGGTGCCTGCCGGCACGGGCGTCTCCTACGGATACGATCACCGCACCGACCGGGACACGACCCTCGTGCTCGTGCCCCTGGGGTACGCCGACGGAGTGCCGCGCAGCGCCTCCGGCAGGCTGCCCGTCTCGATCGCGGGCCGTCGGTTCGTCAACGTCGGCCGCATCGCGATGGATCAGTTCGTCGTCGACGTCGGAGACACGGCAGTGTCGATCGGCGACGAGGTGGTGCTGTTCGGCGACCCCACCCTCGGCATGCCCTCGGCCACGGAATGGGCGGATGCCGCGGACACGATCAATTACGAGATCGTCACCCGTATCGGCGGGCGGGTGCCCCGGAGGGCGTCGTGA
- the tsaE gene encoding tRNA (adenosine(37)-N6)-threonylcarbamoyltransferase complex ATPase subunit type 1 TsaE, with protein sequence MSVDPSLLGRRDVATSEEMERLGFALGETLEPGDLLILTGPLGAGKTTFTRGLAEGLGVRGPVQSPTFVIARTHPSLVGRAPLVHVDAYRLGSGAELDDLDLDLTRSVVVIEWGRGMAEDLADSWWDVELERPVGSDDDLDPSELDADAPRVVTITRVTASAA encoded by the coding sequence GTGAGCGTCGATCCTTCTCTGCTCGGCCGGCGTGACGTCGCCACGAGCGAGGAGATGGAGAGGCTCGGCTTCGCCCTTGGCGAGACCCTCGAGCCGGGTGACCTGCTGATCCTGACCGGCCCCCTCGGTGCGGGCAAGACGACCTTCACGCGGGGGCTCGCCGAGGGACTCGGCGTGCGCGGCCCCGTGCAGAGCCCGACCTTCGTGATCGCTCGCACGCACCCCAGTCTCGTCGGACGTGCGCCGCTCGTGCATGTCGACGCCTACCGTCTTGGCTCCGGCGCAGAACTCGACGATCTCGACCTGGATCTCACACGCTCGGTCGTCGTGATCGAGTGGGGACGCGGCATGGCCGAGGACCTGGCGGACTCGTGGTGGGACGTCGAGCTGGAGCGCCCGGTCGGGAGCGACGACGACCTCGACCCATCCGAGCTCGATGCCGATGCACCGCGCGTCGTGACGATCACCCGGGTGACCGCTTCCGCCGCGTGA
- a CDS encoding response regulator transcription factor: protein MVEHSARARVAVIIEDDPDVRSLLDEVFLAAGFETVLRSDGPSGLAAITRHEPAITTLDVNLPGIDGLEVARRIRTMSSTHIIMISALGDESDVVLGLTSGADDYLVKPFRPRELRARIEAFMRRPHSAATAEVQAARQSSTSQTTASSRRSMRHLDLIVDPDTHTVQAGTGEVVLTPTEFVLLSALLESQRRVQSKADLARLVRTASGAASDYIAASDKRAVEVHMTNLRRKIGDTPTSPRYIETVRGVGYRLTTGEESG, encoded by the coding sequence ATGGTCGAGCACAGTGCACGTGCGCGTGTCGCGGTCATCATCGAAGACGACCCGGATGTGCGGAGCCTGCTCGATGAGGTCTTTCTCGCGGCCGGTTTCGAGACCGTGCTCAGGAGCGATGGCCCGTCAGGACTCGCGGCGATCACGCGGCACGAGCCTGCGATCACCACACTCGACGTGAACCTGCCCGGCATCGACGGGCTTGAGGTCGCTCGCCGCATCCGCACGATGAGCAGCACTCACATAATCATGATCTCGGCACTCGGCGATGAATCCGACGTGGTGCTGGGGCTCACCAGCGGTGCCGACGACTATCTCGTCAAGCCATTCCGGCCACGCGAACTGCGTGCGCGGATCGAGGCGTTCATGAGGCGCCCGCATAGTGCCGCCACCGCGGAAGTCCAGGCTGCGCGGCAGTCGAGCACGTCGCAGACCACGGCTTCTTCGCGCAGATCCATGCGGCATCTCGATCTCATCGTCGATCCCGACACTCACACGGTGCAGGCCGGGACGGGCGAGGTCGTGCTCACCCCGACGGAGTTCGTGCTGCTCTCGGCACTTCTCGAGTCGCAGCGGCGCGTGCAGAGCAAGGCCGACCTGGCCCGGCTGGTGCGCACCGCATCGGGTGCGGCCTCTGACTACATCGCGGCCTCAGACAAGCGTGCAGTGGAGGTGCACATGACGAATCTGCGCCGCAAGATCGGCGACACCCCGACGAGTCCGCGCTACATCGAGACGGTGCGGGGGGTGGGGTACCGGCTCACCACGGGGGAGGAGAGCGGATGA